Proteins encoded in a region of the Paramagnetospirillum magneticum AMB-1 genome:
- a CDS encoding beta strand repeat-containing protein yields MVSSISFLTATQISALSVTAVQSLSSTSLTALSATQVRAFTVTSIQALSSTQISQLGTAQTAALSTTQIQALATVQMSFSATQLAVLSAAQVDAFPAAEIAVLSPLQIRGLTVTEVGALNTTQMGVLASTQLGALGVSQIRGLSTTQLNTVTTTQIAGLASTQFGALSTTQVSALSTTNLAGLTTSQLVGLSSTGVAGLSTTQLTSLGTTQLSQLTVAQIGGLSTTQVSALDTTKLGALTATQIGGLTVTQVRALSTTVVADLTSTQMASLSAAQIVALTVTQVAAMETTDVAALTTTQVAALERTDLGAITTTQLSGMSTTQLGALTATNVTGLSTTQIASMSTTQISGLASTQLASLTPTQMGGLNSVGLAALSTTQINQLSMSALQALSTTQVNTLSTTQIAGLSVSQVALLSTTQLSSVTSTQFAALTTTQTARLTQTQVTGLSTTEVAQLTTTQLGALSAAAIVGLTTAQLAAASTTQVGGLSVTQISSLTLTQIGGLSTSQLGEFSTTQLSRLSITQMRGLTTTDMGALSTTQLAGLSATQMSSLTAGQLGALSSSTLPVLSTTQLGGLASAVLVGMNSTQLTALSSTQIGGLTVTQLRGFSATQLGLFTTTQVAGLSTLQVAGLSTTQVNGLNTTTLDALSTTQLRSLSVLQVAALSSSGLAGLTTTDLGSLTTTQMLGLETTDIAALASSQITALSTTQFAALAASQFSGLPTATIAALSTTQVNALTVTQMAALTSTQAAILDTTGLAQLATTQISRLSPTVTAVLTTTQLGGLTSTQLGSLAALSFAALSTTDLGTLSTTQISGIGAFQLAALTTNQAPGLSTTSLGLFTTTQIGGLSLAGLGALSSTQLNTITTTQLTALSATQTARLTTTQISTLNTTGLAAFTTTQMGALTTTQIGALSTTGLVELSTTQISSLKATAIATLATTKVAALTTTQVAGLTTTTIAAMSVSGVGALTTTQVVQLSTTQLAAVPATAVRGLTTTELGALTTTQVGGLATSMLGSLSATQINGLTTTAVATLSTTQLGGLVAAQLSGLSTTLLNGLSSTGIASLSATQVKGLSTTNLGALSTTQFSVLSTTQMASMTSTQVRALSTTTLAALTTTQVTGLSLGAVTALSTTQLTSIDSTGIGALTTTGIAQLSSLSVGALTPTQLSGLSTTQLSKITTTSIMGLSTTALTSLSTTQFAGLTAAQAATLSTTQIAGLTSAEIIALTTTQMAALNATSLTALTTTQVGVLSTTQVANISAAQARGLDSTDLSILSTTQLGSLTATALGSLYPTAAAGLTATSLSSLTTTQVSGLTASSLATFNTTQLLGLSTTQVAGLTTVQVRGLTSTGIGGLSTTQVGAVSSTQLGSLTITQLAALGSTNVAGLTTTQIDGLTATQVGSIATASVMALSTTQILSLSATQAGAFNATQVAAMSTTQIDSLVSLF; encoded by the coding sequence GTGGTGTCGTCCATTTCCTTTCTCACCGCCACCCAGATCTCCGCCCTGTCGGTCACGGCGGTGCAGTCGCTGTCGTCCACCTCGCTGACGGCGCTGAGCGCCACCCAGGTCCGGGCCTTCACCGTCACCAGCATCCAGGCGCTGTCGTCCACCCAGATCAGCCAATTGGGCACCGCCCAGACGGCAGCGCTGTCGACGACACAGATCCAGGCGCTGGCCACCGTCCAGATGAGCTTTTCCGCCACGCAGCTGGCGGTGTTGAGCGCGGCCCAGGTGGACGCCTTTCCGGCGGCCGAGATCGCCGTCCTGTCCCCGCTGCAGATCCGTGGGCTGACCGTGACCGAGGTAGGAGCGCTGAACACGACCCAGATGGGGGTTCTGGCCTCGACCCAGTTGGGAGCGCTGGGCGTCAGTCAGATCCGCGGCCTGTCCACCACCCAGTTAAACACGGTTACCACCACCCAGATTGCCGGGCTGGCCAGCACGCAATTCGGAGCGCTCTCGACCACTCAGGTCAGCGCACTTTCGACGACCAACCTGGCCGGGCTGACGACCAGTCAGTTGGTCGGACTGTCGTCCACTGGCGTGGCGGGACTCTCCACCACCCAATTGACGTCCCTGGGCACCACCCAGCTGTCCCAACTGACCGTCGCCCAGATCGGGGGGTTGTCCACCACCCAAGTATCGGCGCTGGACACCACCAAGCTGGGCGCCCTCACCGCCACCCAGATCGGGGGACTGACCGTCACCCAGGTGCGGGCCCTGAGCACCACGGTGGTGGCCGATCTGACCTCGACCCAGATGGCCTCGCTATCGGCCGCGCAGATCGTCGCACTGACCGTGACTCAGGTGGCAGCCATGGAGACCACCGACGTGGCGGCACTGACCACCACCCAGGTGGCGGCGCTGGAGCGGACCGACCTGGGAGCCATCACCACCACCCAGCTCTCCGGCATGTCGACGACGCAATTGGGCGCGCTGACCGCCACCAACGTGACGGGGCTGTCCACCACCCAGATCGCCTCCATGTCCACCACCCAGATCAGTGGCCTTGCCAGCACCCAGCTGGCATCCCTGACGCCAACCCAGATGGGCGGCCTGAACAGCGTGGGACTTGCCGCCCTCAGCACCACCCAGATCAACCAGCTATCCATGAGCGCGCTACAGGCCCTGTCCACCACCCAGGTGAACACCCTGTCCACCACCCAGATCGCCGGATTGAGCGTTTCCCAGGTGGCGCTGCTTTCCACCACTCAACTGAGTTCCGTCACCAGCACCCAGTTCGCGGCCCTGACCACCACTCAGACGGCACGCCTGACCCAGACCCAGGTGACGGGGCTCAGCACCACCGAGGTGGCGCAGCTCACCACCACCCAGTTGGGCGCCCTGAGCGCCGCCGCCATCGTCGGATTGACCACGGCCCAGTTGGCCGCCGCGTCCACTACACAGGTCGGCGGCCTGTCTGTCACCCAGATCAGCAGCCTGACGCTGACGCAGATCGGCGGCCTGTCCACCAGTCAGCTCGGGGAATTCTCGACCACCCAATTGTCGCGGCTCAGCATCACCCAGATGCGCGGATTGACCACCACGGATATGGGAGCGCTGTCCACAACCCAGTTGGCAGGTCTCAGCGCCACTCAGATGAGCAGCCTGACCGCCGGACAGTTGGGGGCGCTGTCCTCGTCCACCCTTCCCGTGCTGTCCACCACCCAATTGGGCGGCCTAGCCTCGGCCGTGCTGGTGGGGATGAATTCCACCCAGTTGACCGCCCTGTCATCCACCCAGATCGGGGGATTGACCGTCACCCAACTCAGGGGTTTCAGCGCCACCCAGTTGGGGCTGTTCACCACCACTCAGGTGGCAGGCCTATCCACCCTCCAGGTGGCGGGGCTGTCCACCACCCAGGTCAACGGCCTCAACACCACCACCCTCGATGCGCTTTCAACCACCCAATTACGGTCGCTCAGCGTCTTGCAGGTCGCCGCCCTGTCGTCGTCCGGCCTGGCGGGACTGACCACCACCGACCTGGGTTCCTTGACCACCACCCAGATGCTCGGGCTCGAGACCACCGATATCGCCGCACTGGCCTCCAGCCAGATTACCGCGTTGTCCACCACACAGTTCGCGGCCCTGGCGGCATCCCAGTTCAGCGGCCTGCCCACCGCCACCATCGCCGCATTGTCCACGACTCAGGTCAATGCCCTGACCGTCACCCAGATGGCGGCGCTGACCTCGACCCAGGCGGCCATCCTCGACACCACTGGTCTGGCCCAGCTTGCCACCACTCAGATCTCCCGGCTGAGCCCCACGGTGACGGCGGTTCTCACCACCACGCAACTGGGCGGGCTGACCTCGACCCAATTGGGCAGCTTGGCGGCTCTGTCCTTCGCGGCGTTGTCGACCACCGACCTGGGCACCCTGTCCACCACCCAGATCAGCGGCATCGGGGCCTTCCAGCTGGCGGCGCTGACCACCAACCAGGCCCCCGGCCTTTCAACCACCAGCCTCGGCCTGTTCACCACCACCCAGATAGGCGGATTGTCGCTCGCTGGCCTTGGAGCGCTCAGTTCCACTCAACTGAACACCATCACCACCACCCAGTTGACCGCACTGAGCGCCACCCAGACAGCACGCCTGACCACCACCCAGATCAGCACTCTGAATACGACCGGGCTGGCGGCATTCACCACGACCCAGATGGGCGCTCTGACCACCACCCAGATCGGCGCGCTCTCCACCACCGGGCTGGTAGAGCTGTCGACCACTCAAATTTCCAGCCTGAAGGCAACGGCTATCGCCACCCTTGCCACCACCAAGGTGGCGGCGCTGACCACCACCCAGGTTGCCGGATTGACCACCACGACCATTGCGGCCATGAGCGTGAGCGGTGTCGGCGCCCTGACCACCACCCAGGTGGTCCAGCTTTCCACCACCCAGTTGGCCGCGGTTCCGGCCACGGCCGTGCGGGGGCTGACCACCACGGAACTTGGAGCACTCACCACCACTCAGGTGGGCGGGCTGGCGACCTCCATGCTCGGCTCGCTGAGCGCGACCCAGATCAACGGCCTGACCACCACGGCCGTTGCCACCTTGTCCACGACCCAGTTGGGAGGCCTGGTGGCGGCCCAGCTTTCGGGACTGTCCACCACCTTGCTGAACGGGTTGTCCTCCACAGGGATCGCCTCGCTGTCGGCGACCCAGGTCAAGGGCCTGTCGACCACCAATCTCGGTGCATTGTCCACCACCCAATTCTCGGTGCTGTCGACCACCCAGATGGCATCCATGACCTCGACCCAGGTCCGGGCGCTGTCAACCACGACTCTCGCGGCGCTGACCACCACCCAGGTGACCGGACTCAGCCTGGGGGCCGTGACGGCGCTCTCCACCACCCAGCTGACCAGCATCGATTCCACCGGCATCGGCGCACTGACCACCACGGGAATCGCCCAATTGAGTTCGCTCTCGGTGGGAGCCCTGACTCCCACCCAATTATCGGGCCTGTCCACCACACAACTGTCCAAGATCACCACGACGTCCATCATGGGGTTGTCGACGACCGCCCTGACCAGCCTTTCCACCACCCAGTTCGCGGGGTTGACCGCAGCCCAGGCCGCGACCCTTTCCACCACCCAGATCGCCGGACTGACCTCGGCGGAAATCATCGCGCTGACCACCACCCAGATGGCGGCGCTGAACGCGACCAGCCTCACCGCGCTGACCACCACCCAGGTCGGGGTGCTGTCCACCACCCAGGTGGCCAATATTTCCGCCGCCCAGGCCCGCGGCCTGGATTCTACCGATCTGTCGATTCTGTCGACGACCCAGCTCGGCAGCCTGACGGCCACCGCCCTGGGATCCTTGTACCCCACGGCGGCCGCCGGGCTGACCGCGACCTCGCTGTCCAGCCTCACCACCACACAGGTCTCGGGGCTGACCGCCAGCAGCCTGGCGACCTTCAACACAACCCAGTTGCTGGGCCTGTCCACCACCCAGGTCGCGGGACTCACCACGGTGCAAGTCCGGGGATTGACGTCGACGGGAATCGGCGGCCTGTCCACCACCCAGGTCGGCGCGGTGAGCTCTACCCAGTTGGGGAGCCTGACCATCACCCAATTGGCGGCCCTTGGGTCCACCAACGTGGCGGGCCTGACCACCACTCAGATTGACGGCCTGACCGCCACTCAGGTGGGGTCCATCGCCACCGCCAGCGTGATGGCGCTGAGCACCACTCAGATTCTGTCTCTGAGCGCAACCCAGGCCGGCGCCTTCAACGCGACCCAGGTGGCCGCCATGAGCACGACCCAGATCGACAGTCTGGTATCTCTGTTCTAG